One window of the Spirochaetia bacterium 38H-sp genome contains the following:
- a CDS encoding secondary thiamine-phosphate synthase enzyme YjbQ translates to MKSYRKELWFNTAERISFVNITQDVQTAVKESGIKEGLCLVNAMHITASVFINDNESGLHQDYKEWLEELAPHEPISHYRHNLTGEDNGDAHLKRQIMGREVVIAITDGKLDFGPWEQIFYGEFDGRRRKRVLIKIIGE, encoded by the coding sequence ATGAAAAGCTACAGAAAAGAACTATGGTTTAACACAGCGGAGAGGATATCCTTTGTCAACATAACCCAGGACGTCCAAACAGCAGTAAAAGAAAGCGGCATAAAAGAAGGCCTATGCCTTGTAAATGCAATGCACATAACAGCAAGCGTATTTATCAATGACAATGAGTCAGGTCTTCACCAGGACTACAAAGAATGGCTGGAAGAACTAGCACCACACGAGCCGATATCACACTACAGACACAACCTTACAGGAGAAGACAACGGCGATGCGCACCTCAAGCGTCAAATAATGGGAAGAGAAGTAGTAATCGCAATAACAGATGGGAAACTAGACTTTGGGCCATGGGAACAAATATTTTACGGAGAATTTGACGGAAGACGCAGAAAACGTGTATTAATCAAGATAATAGGAGAATAA
- a CDS encoding ABC transporter permease: protein MDNRNKHSMPYRLYSVWFRHLRVYSQNLLANAFPPFAEPIIFLMGIGLGLGKFVNDINGVPFVEFLAIGILVSPAMYTASFECTFGTFIRLKFDKIYDGMLASPITANDLLIGEIIWAGTKGFFFSLCVLLVISLFGIFSPATVIIAPLIGFLTGIMFAAIAFIITSMVANIDQFNFYFTGVLSPMFFLSGVVFPLEGLPLWLRWISEALPLTHPVRILRSFSQGTLSITNLWDIVYIIIISFLAGWYGIKRLKRQMID, encoded by the coding sequence ATGGACAATAGAAACAAGCATTCCATGCCTTACAGACTTTATAGCGTGTGGTTCAGACACCTTAGAGTATACAGTCAGAACCTGCTTGCCAACGCGTTCCCCCCCTTTGCAGAGCCTATAATATTCCTTATGGGAATAGGACTGGGACTGGGTAAATTTGTCAACGATATCAACGGAGTCCCATTTGTAGAGTTTCTGGCAATAGGTATACTGGTAAGCCCTGCAATGTACACAGCATCCTTTGAGTGTACATTTGGCACATTTATAAGACTCAAATTTGATAAGATATATGACGGCATGCTGGCATCTCCAATAACAGCAAATGATTTGCTCATAGGGGAAATAATATGGGCAGGAACAAAAGGCTTTTTCTTTTCTCTATGCGTACTGCTTGTAATAAGCCTTTTCGGTATTTTTTCTCCTGCAACAGTTATAATAGCTCCTCTAATAGGATTTCTCACCGGCATAATGTTTGCAGCAATAGCCTTTATAATAACATCAATGGTGGCAAATATTGACCAGTTTAACTTCTATTTTACCGGAGTACTGTCACCTATGTTTTTTCTCTCTGGAGTTGTATTTCCTTTGGAAGGCCTCCCCTTGTGGCTGAGATGGATTTCGGAGGCCCTTCCCCTGACACACCCCGTAAGGATTTTGCGCTCTTTTTCGCAAGGAACATTAAGCATAACCAATCTATGGGATATAGTTTATATAATCATTATTAGCTTTCTTGCAGGCTGGTACGGAATAAAAAGACTAAAACGACAGATGATAGATTAA
- a CDS encoding NGG1p interacting factor NIF3 — protein MADLYRFEFYVPVSHAEEVKAAVFSAGAGRYEGYDMCAWETRGTGQFRPLAGSNPFIGSYGAVEKVEELKVECVCEASVMPDVLRAFFEAHPYEEPAYAIFKMYDVSSFIG, from the coding sequence ATGGCTGATTTGTACAGGTTTGAGTTCTATGTGCCTGTTTCTCATGCAGAGGAGGTTAAGGCTGCTGTTTTTTCTGCGGGTGCGGGCCGTTATGAGGGCTATGATATGTGTGCATGGGAGACCAGGGGAACTGGGCAGTTTAGGCCTCTTGCCGGGAGTAATCCTTTTATAGGTTCTTATGGTGCTGTAGAGAAGGTGGAGGAGCTTAAGGTCGAGTGTGTGTGCGAGGCTTCTGTTATGCCTGATGTTTTGCGTGCTTTTTTTGAGGCTCATCCATATGAAGAGCCTGCTTATGCTATTTTTAAGATGTACGATGTGTCTTCTTTTATTGGATAA
- a CDS encoding 4-phosphopantoate--beta-alanine ligase yields the protein MSIEIPKDHPRYQSLINREKIIDGMHSKVVAPAGLIAHGRGEAFDYLMGEKTLPCARRAIRQAAYAFLTAKHPVISVNGNVAALCPELLVKLSEISSAPLEINLFYREQGREEAIEKVLREHGAKNILGTAGRTTASIPELSSNRRHVDPDGILISDCVFVPLEDGDRTEALVRMGKTVITVDLNPLSRTARMASISITDNIIRALPLLIEDIKNNKNNPKALSEDYDNKEILSQAVRAIAEYLTDRAKNKDF from the coding sequence ATGAGCATAGAAATTCCCAAGGACCATCCCAGATATCAATCGCTTATAAACAGAGAAAAGATAATAGATGGCATGCACAGCAAAGTAGTTGCCCCTGCAGGCCTGATAGCACACGGAAGGGGAGAGGCCTTTGATTACCTTATGGGAGAAAAAACCCTTCCTTGCGCACGCAGAGCAATAAGACAAGCTGCATATGCTTTTCTTACGGCAAAACATCCTGTCATATCTGTAAACGGCAATGTTGCAGCCCTGTGCCCCGAGCTCTTGGTAAAACTCTCAGAGATTAGCTCCGCTCCCTTGGAAATCAATCTATTCTATAGAGAACAGGGAAGAGAGGAAGCCATAGAGAAAGTTCTAAGAGAACACGGCGCAAAGAATATCCTTGGCACAGCAGGGCGCACAACTGCAAGCATTCCCGAGCTGTCCAGTAACAGAAGGCATGTGGACCCTGACGGTATACTTATATCAGACTGCGTATTTGTCCCCCTGGAAGATGGCGACAGAACAGAAGCTCTGGTCCGCATGGGAAAAACCGTAATCACTGTTGACCTAAACCCGCTCTCCCGCACAGCACGCATGGCAAGCATAAGCATAACGGATAACATCATCAGGGCACTCCCCCTGCTCATAGAGGACATAAAAAATAACAAAAACAATCCAAAAGCACTCTCAGAAGATTATGACAACAAAGAAATCCTTTCACAGGCAGTAAGAGCAATAGCAGAATACCTTACAGATAGAGCAAAAAACAAAGATTTCTGA
- a CDS encoding histidine triad nucleotide-binding protein: protein MADTIFDKIIRKEIPADIIYEDEVAVAIKDINPQAPVHVLVLPTRKAANLTELATMDTEYAGEYLKRIALITEKLGLTSDGFRVVFNQGRYGQQSVEYLHAHILGGRQMEWPPG, encoded by the coding sequence ATGGCAGACACCATTTTTGATAAAATCATAAGAAAAGAAATCCCGGCAGACATAATTTATGAGGACGAAGTGGCAGTTGCCATAAAGGACATAAATCCACAGGCACCCGTACATGTGCTTGTTTTGCCTACAAGAAAAGCTGCCAATCTCACTGAGCTTGCAACAATGGATACAGAATATGCAGGTGAGTATCTTAAGCGCATAGCTCTCATTACAGAAAAACTGGGACTCACCTCGGATGGCTTTAGGGTTGTCTTTAACCAGGGACGATATGGACAACAATCCGTAGAATATCTGCATGCACACATCCTTGGCGGAAGACAGATGGAATGGCCTCCAGGCTGA
- a CDS encoding beta-1,3-glucanase family protein: MKHLFKTAAAFLLVAILLSCTLPTSEQSAENINRAIKSSTSAGADYVDSDTAMIWLTDTSIEWADIHYSINSGAQLNIRMQKSGYTFSYTVDNLSLNDIVSYWFTIGYTDGAQDTETYKYTHVQSTSTSSDSFTVEAEDYEYMSGIQTETCSEGGLNVGWIDAGDWIAYPSRYFSGGTYTIEYRVASLSGGGKISADLDAGTIPLGVIDIPSTGGWQNWTTVTQQVSIPEGEHSFGIYVPAGGYNINWIRFTPDSTTVPTPTPTGGVDTNPAFIDLKSGMEMTIQFDNKTNGQITNDRIYIAVIGRDNTDRWTYLKPDGSTVAINAGENSENWFFRLDTINGFQVPTVYTSVRLYMSIDVPLNMSAVTDATGNVGIVQPNLANPSDPNQNIIFDWAEFTVHSGTFWGNTTQVDQFGFPYTLAVYSDNGTLAKKTGIELGREEVFSRFSSYVPSEFTSLVKYPYRILAPGKGDFGEDGIYANYFDSYVDQVWQQYKTQTLYVSHPLGDFEARVLSDDRMEFTRTSDGQKFYISGKPNDTEILEGSGVLASGNTVELALEAWVCAAFNRHVMHYPSSSYWNNPSYYYQSGPANWYSAFWHSISLGGFAYGFCYDDVNDQSTLIEAHSVRAAVIEIFW, translated from the coding sequence ATGAAACACCTTTTTAAGACTGCTGCTGCATTTTTGTTGGTGGCAATACTCCTTTCCTGCACACTTCCGACATCGGAACAAAGTGCAGAGAATATAAACAGAGCGATAAAAAGCTCTACATCCGCAGGCGCAGATTACGTAGACAGCGATACTGCAATGATATGGCTTACTGATACATCCATAGAGTGGGCAGACATCCATTATTCTATCAACTCCGGAGCACAACTAAATATTCGCATGCAAAAATCAGGCTATACATTCTCATATACAGTGGACAATCTAAGTCTTAACGATATTGTCAGCTACTGGTTTACTATAGGTTATACAGATGGAGCCCAAGACACTGAAACATATAAATACACCCATGTACAATCCACATCTACATCTTCCGATTCTTTTACTGTAGAAGCAGAGGATTATGAATATATGAGCGGCATACAAACAGAAACCTGCTCAGAAGGAGGACTCAATGTAGGCTGGATTGATGCCGGAGACTGGATTGCTTATCCATCCAGATATTTCTCAGGTGGCACTTATACCATAGAATACAGAGTGGCTAGCCTCTCTGGCGGAGGCAAGATAAGTGCAGACCTTGATGCTGGAACAATACCACTTGGAGTAATAGATATCCCCTCCACAGGAGGATGGCAAAACTGGACAACAGTGACACAGCAAGTAAGCATCCCAGAAGGAGAGCATTCTTTTGGTATATATGTGCCTGCAGGAGGATACAATATCAACTGGATACGCTTTACTCCAGACAGTACAACAGTCCCCACCCCCACTCCTACGGGTGGTGTAGACACAAATCCTGCCTTTATAGACCTAAAAAGCGGCATGGAAATGACAATACAGTTTGACAACAAAACAAACGGACAAATAACCAACGACAGAATATATATCGCCGTTATAGGCAGAGACAATACGGACAGATGGACTTATCTAAAACCAGATGGCAGCACAGTAGCAATAAATGCAGGAGAGAACAGCGAAAACTGGTTCTTCCGTCTGGATACTATAAACGGTTTTCAGGTTCCTACAGTATACACATCTGTCAGACTGTATATGTCCATAGATGTCCCTCTCAACATGAGTGCCGTAACAGATGCTACAGGCAATGTTGGAATAGTGCAGCCCAATCTGGCAAACCCCTCTGATCCAAACCAGAATATAATATTCGATTGGGCTGAGTTTACTGTCCACAGCGGAACTTTCTGGGGCAATACAACTCAGGTTGACCAGTTTGGCTTTCCCTATACTCTTGCCGTATACAGCGATAACGGAACTCTTGCAAAAAAGACAGGTATAGAGCTTGGAAGAGAAGAAGTCTTCTCAAGATTCTCTTCTTATGTACCGTCAGAATTTACAAGCCTTGTAAAATACCCTTACAGAATTCTTGCTCCTGGAAAAGGAGACTTTGGAGAAGACGGGATATATGCAAACTATTTTGATTCTTATGTGGATCAAGTATGGCAGCAGTATAAGACACAAACCTTGTATGTAAGCCATCCTCTTGGAGATTTTGAGGCACGCGTTCTATCTGATGACAGGATGGAGTTTACCCGCACCAGTGACGGGCAGAAGTTCTATATAAGCGGCAAGCCCAATGATACAGAAATTCTGGAAGGCTCTGGAGTGCTTGCATCGGGCAATACTGTGGAGCTGGCACTTGAAGCTTGGGTATGTGCTGCTTTTAACCGACATGTTATGCATTATCCTAGCTCTTCTTATTGGAACAATCCCTCCTATTACTATCAGTCAGGACCTGCCAACTGGTATTCTGCTTTCTGGCATTCTATCAGCCTTGGTGGTTTTGCCTATGGTTTTTGCTATGACGATGTAAATGACCAAAGCACACTCATAGAAGCTCATTCTGTAAGAGCGGCTGTCATAGAAATTTTCTGGTAA
- a CDS encoding polysaccharide lyase family 7 protein, which yields MKKALGVLLLILLISSYVFSTGNQEQSSPSELLDFTTWKLQLPVANESKTMVKEVYPEELMAGYKDEYFYLDKKENAVVFRSPVEGFKTPNTTYTRSELRELIDGKNNTVNWGFTGTHIMRVTESVGKVPSTGKVIVAQIHSIYPNGDNGPATIKVEYDGIEKLLAVKVKVASDKDAGEEKFYFKGIELNQKFDLEIKIIGGIFYAIVSSDGKTASYSYPLLPNDPNWTEFLNYFKVGCYTQDSKADSPDEEGMVRLYRLETFHSDKVEEVKIKGLKVEPEEITLARGETAQLHPVFEPIETTDRNVTYQIIDGKGTIALNKDGIITAIKEGIAHIKVISNSNTNITAQATITVSQAVEKTASLLYQQNFENTDLSAPEFSISNLGSANVNINNGILQITDNDPSGKGILGITFPKQNDTVTISLRIRLDRVDVKEKGTSKAQGSYLYVVMGGKDEGFLATSDEMFRIRNKSTYRGEELFEHRWVLTTTYMEPDINPEAAKTEIGKWMNVTIITTPNNGTAKANTTDVYMNGIKVGEGIKNNKVSDFINQLNIYSGTKDLIDFSIDDIEIYAGEKIPESENNTAPEKILLGVLPSYMAPGDSVKIDAMVMPKGSYEVLTYTSLSEDIAAVSNQGFVTAISPGSGIIRVASKIDSQIYTDYRFKVLSPQDMVRVKDIVLPEKDITIKIGEKTNINASVTPSIATEPSLKYEIAEGAEHITIDQDGTVTAIKPGKAVIRIISLDNQKISQKCIVKVISDKEAGTILYQTDFSSSLGDEWRTSADNNTECAIEDGALHLKDNNIGGQPKAYITFEPQADTFTVQFRIKVIADPIYDETKVSAVTCGIGSEKVTSTANQAFRFKTSASVENGELTDRRFIYSISEKDYDRVPGNYELNKWYTVAITITPDNGTPRANTADIYIDGKKLVSDAPNRKAMAVIDKVVFQSGTKDLTEYYIDDLKIWTGDYNDR from the coding sequence ATGAAGAAAGCCTTAGGCGTGCTTTTACTCATTTTACTTATCAGCTCTTATGTTTTTTCAACAGGCAACCAAGAACAATCCTCTCCTTCGGAGCTTCTGGATTTTACAACATGGAAGCTGCAGCTGCCTGTAGCTAACGAATCAAAAACTATGGTAAAAGAAGTGTATCCGGAAGAACTCATGGCCGGATATAAAGACGAGTATTTTTATCTGGACAAAAAAGAGAATGCAGTAGTATTCCGATCTCCTGTAGAGGGCTTTAAAACCCCCAATACGACTTACACAAGAAGCGAGCTAAGAGAATTAATTGACGGGAAAAACAATACAGTCAACTGGGGTTTTACGGGGACACACATCATGAGGGTAACAGAATCTGTTGGCAAGGTTCCATCCACAGGTAAGGTTATAGTAGCGCAGATACATTCCATATATCCCAACGGAGATAATGGTCCTGCAACAATAAAGGTAGAATACGACGGTATAGAAAAGCTCTTGGCAGTTAAAGTAAAGGTAGCTAGCGATAAGGATGCTGGAGAAGAAAAATTTTATTTTAAGGGAATTGAGCTCAATCAAAAATTTGATCTTGAGATAAAAATCATAGGTGGAATTTTTTATGCAATAGTATCAAGCGATGGCAAAACAGCATCTTATAGCTATCCACTACTTCCCAACGACCCCAACTGGACAGAATTCCTTAATTATTTCAAGGTAGGATGTTATACGCAAGACAGCAAGGCAGACTCCCCAGATGAAGAAGGAATGGTGAGACTCTACAGACTGGAGACTTTTCACTCAGATAAAGTAGAAGAGGTAAAAATAAAGGGGCTCAAAGTGGAACCTGAGGAAATAACACTGGCAAGGGGTGAGACAGCTCAGTTGCACCCGGTATTTGAGCCCATAGAAACCACTGATAGAAACGTCACATATCAGATAATAGACGGCAAAGGTACAATTGCCTTAAACAAAGACGGCATTATAACAGCAATAAAAGAAGGAATTGCTCATATAAAAGTTATCAGCAACAGCAATACCAATATAACCGCTCAAGCGACCATAACGGTTTCTCAAGCAGTAGAAAAAACAGCATCTTTGCTATATCAGCAAAACTTTGAGAATACGGATTTAAGTGCTCCAGAATTTAGCATATCAAATCTTGGAAGTGCCAACGTAAACATCAACAACGGTATTCTGCAGATTACAGATAATGATCCCTCCGGCAAAGGAATACTGGGCATTACTTTTCCAAAGCAAAATGACACAGTAACCATATCTTTGAGAATAAGATTGGACAGAGTTGATGTAAAGGAAAAAGGAACAAGTAAGGCTCAGGGTTCCTATCTATATGTTGTCATGGGTGGAAAAGACGAAGGATTTTTGGCCACCAGTGATGAAATGTTTAGGATACGCAACAAGTCCACATACAGAGGTGAGGAACTTTTTGAGCACAGATGGGTACTCACAACAACTTACATGGAACCTGATATTAACCCAGAAGCTGCAAAAACAGAGATTGGGAAATGGATGAATGTTACAATAATAACAACACCCAATAACGGAACAGCAAAGGCTAATACAACAGATGTTTACATGAACGGAATAAAAGTCGGAGAGGGAATAAAAAACAATAAAGTCTCTGATTTTATAAATCAGCTCAATATATATTCCGGAACAAAAGATCTCATAGACTTCAGCATTGATGATATTGAGATTTATGCGGGTGAAAAAATTCCAGAATCAGAAAACAATACTGCACCAGAAAAGATACTGTTGGGAGTTCTTCCTTCGTATATGGCTCCTGGAGACTCCGTTAAAATAGATGCTATGGTTATGCCAAAAGGAAGTTACGAGGTACTGACATACACATCTCTATCAGAAGACATAGCAGCAGTAAGCAATCAAGGGTTTGTTACAGCTATAAGTCCCGGATCAGGAATCATAAGAGTAGCAAGCAAAATTGATTCTCAGATATATACTGACTATAGATTCAAAGTCCTCTCTCCTCAGGATATGGTCCGCGTCAAGGATATTGTTCTGCCGGAGAAAGATATTACTATCAAGATAGGAGAAAAGACAAACATCAATGCTTCTGTAACCCCTTCTATTGCTACGGAACCTTCTTTAAAGTATGAGATAGCAGAAGGGGCAGAACACATTACAATAGACCAAGACGGAACAGTAACAGCCATAAAGCCTGGCAAAGCAGTAATCCGTATAATCAGTCTTGATAATCAAAAGATTTCTCAAAAATGTATTGTAAAAGTGATTTCTGACAAAGAAGCAGGAACCATTCTTTATCAAACGGATTTTAGCAGCAGTCTGGGAGATGAGTGGAGAACTTCAGCAGATAACAATACAGAATGCGCAATAGAAGATGGTGCTCTGCACCTTAAAGACAACAATATTGGAGGACAGCCCAAAGCATATATAACTTTTGAACCTCAAGCAGATACTTTTACGGTACAGTTTAGGATAAAGGTTATTGCCGATCCTATATACGATGAAACTAAAGTTTCTGCTGTTACATGTGGTATAGGTTCTGAGAAGGTAACATCAACTGCAAATCAGGCTTTCAGGTTCAAAACAAGTGCTTCCGTAGAAAACGGGGAGTTAACGGACAGAAGATTTATATACAGTATTAGCGAAAAAGACTATGACAGGGTTCCGGGGAATTATGAACTCAATAAGTGGTACACGGTTGCAATAACAATAACACCGGATAATGGGACTCCAAGGGCAAATACTGCAGACATATATATAGACGGGAAAAAGCTCGTTTCTGATGCTCCAAACAGAAAAGCAATGGCAGTAATAGATAAAGTCGTATTTCAGTCAGGAACAAAAGACCTGACAGAATATTATATTGACGATCTTAAAATCTGGACAGGTGATTATAATGATCGCTAA
- a CDS encoding tetratricopeptide repeat protein encodes MRVSRAFLLLLLVFSVFACKSEPPKVPENISQAELIQRAQEAFDNSDYELAIYYYQTLLDRYGNDMEARATSEYEIAHIYFLQGNYKKAEELFNKIISYYDGEQAASLPAWIKVLSVRQLKESIEKQAQLEKEQTNKQ; translated from the coding sequence ATGAGAGTTTCACGAGCTTTTTTACTTCTCTTACTTGTCTTTTCTGTTTTTGCATGTAAGAGTGAGCCACCAAAGGTTCCTGAGAATATTTCTCAGGCCGAGCTTATCCAGAGGGCGCAGGAAGCCTTTGACAACAGTGATTATGAGCTTGCCATATATTATTATCAGACTTTACTGGACAGATATGGCAACGATATGGAGGCAAGAGCAACTTCTGAGTATGAGATTGCCCATATTTATTTTTTGCAGGGAAACTATAAAAAAGCGGAGGAGCTTTTTAATAAGATTATTTCTTATTATGATGGAGAACAGGCAGCATCTCTACCTGCCTGGATAAAAGTGTTATCCGTAAGACAGCTAAAAGAATCCATAGAAAAGCAGGCTCAGCTAGAAAAAGAACAAACCAATAAGCAGTAA
- a CDS encoding macro domain-containing protein: MASIEYKSKKIETRRGDISHQPDLEAIVNAANAMLLPGSGVAGAIHSAAGNQLAEECRHLAPISPGQAVITSGYNLPNRYVIHTLGPVFGRDKPEAEILANCYKNSLTLCTQKKIRSIGFPAISTGVFGYPVEEAAQIAIRTIKETIDSNPIYPEHIVIVLFTAKDKEIHDLVLKKIF, encoded by the coding sequence ATGGCATCAATAGAATACAAAAGCAAAAAAATAGAGACCAGACGAGGTGACATAAGCCATCAACCTGATTTGGAAGCCATAGTAAACGCGGCAAACGCCATGCTACTACCCGGGAGTGGCGTGGCAGGAGCGATCCACAGCGCAGCTGGAAACCAACTTGCAGAAGAATGCCGCCATCTTGCCCCCATATCCCCAGGTCAGGCAGTTATAACATCCGGATACAACCTACCCAACCGCTACGTTATACACACACTGGGACCAGTCTTTGGTCGCGACAAACCAGAAGCAGAAATCCTCGCAAACTGTTACAAAAACTCACTCACACTCTGCACACAAAAAAAGATAAGAAGCATCGGCTTTCCCGCAATATCCACCGGAGTCTTTGGATATCCAGTAGAAGAAGCAGCCCAAATTGCAATCCGCACGATAAAAGAGACAATTGACAGCAACCCCATCTACCCAGAGCACATAGTCATCGTGCTTTTCACGGCAAAAGACAAAGAAATACACGACCTTGTACTAAAAAAAATATTTTAG
- a CDS encoding ABC transporter ATP-binding protein: MKKIIQVKHCYKSYGKLKALTDLSFSAEEGQCVALLGPNGAGKTTMIKILYGKAIRDKHPDTQISVLGYDPEKDEIKIKEQSGVVQQDDNLDDELNVEQNLALFARLYRMQKEEAKKRIEELLEFMELTEKRKEAVKALSGGMKRRLVIARALLNKPRLLFLDEPTTGLDPQVRQLIWDRVRSLKKEGMTVLLTTHYMDEAYHMADNIIIMDKGRALLEGNPRELTRTQIEPHVLEVMESTDNIPDIEGIRKDKAEGRTLLYAQNEAALKKAEGILPPGSYYQRPTSLEDLFLKVTGRRLKDGQ, translated from the coding sequence ATGAAAAAGATAATACAAGTAAAACACTGCTACAAAAGCTACGGAAAACTAAAAGCACTTACAGACCTTAGTTTTTCTGCAGAAGAAGGACAATGCGTTGCATTACTTGGTCCCAACGGAGCAGGAAAGACCACCATGATAAAAATACTTTATGGCAAAGCTATAAGAGATAAACATCCTGATACACAGATAAGCGTTCTAGGCTATGATCCGGAAAAAGACGAGATAAAAATAAAAGAACAATCCGGAGTAGTACAACAAGATGACAACCTGGATGACGAGCTCAACGTAGAACAGAACCTTGCCCTCTTTGCAAGACTTTACAGAATGCAAAAAGAAGAAGCAAAAAAAAGAATAGAAGAGCTCCTTGAGTTTATGGAGTTGACAGAAAAAAGAAAAGAAGCAGTAAAAGCACTTTCTGGAGGAATGAAAAGAAGACTGGTAATAGCAAGAGCACTCCTTAACAAACCAAGACTCCTTTTCCTTGATGAACCCACAACAGGACTAGACCCTCAAGTACGCCAACTCATATGGGACAGAGTAAGAAGCCTCAAAAAAGAAGGCATGACAGTACTTCTTACAACACACTACATGGATGAAGCCTATCACATGGCAGACAACATAATAATAATGGACAAAGGGAGAGCCCTGCTGGAAGGAAACCCAAGAGAACTTACCAGAACACAGATAGAACCGCATGTTCTGGAAGTAATGGAAAGCACGGATAACATTCCTGACATAGAAGGAATAAGAAAAGACAAAGCCGAGGGAAGGACTCTCCTTTATGCACAAAACGAAGCAGCCCTAAAGAAAGCAGAAGGAATACTTCCACCCGGCAGCTACTATCAGCGACCGACAAGCCTTGAAGATCTATTCCTCAAGGTAACGGGAAGGAGACTCAAAGATGGACAATAG
- a CDS encoding glycosyltransferase codes for MKRVLMAMVEVGNGHKAPAESVKRAMEELFPGEFFLHVSDFARESGALVSDRALKKAWESAGRHYRAFRFLYRLVELLPAPGRWYARVAYADFFEKGALFIRDFAPELVFSTYTISSFVAAYARRLYGLDYKLVVFVADPFDAYSWWVEKDADAFIVASTEAADRLASHGVVKDRIFVLPYPVRKDFESAGNNRNAICREFSLEPSNPILLASGGGMGLGKVASYTEHLVRSNLPLNIIFLAGRNRELYSRMKALEKADSVCRLRVLEYTDRVVELTSSCDVVMGKAGASTAMEAAVCCKPVIFTDWIAQNDLAIIKHFTDNGYGWYFKKPAKLVEFFSGNYRRRLEEASGRLRSAGYKSGVDDIARFLADFL; via the coding sequence ATGAAGCGTGTTCTCATGGCTATGGTTGAGGTTGGTAACGGACATAAGGCACCTGCTGAGTCTGTAAAGCGTGCTATGGAGGAGCTTTTTCCCGGGGAGTTCTTTTTGCATGTTTCCGATTTTGCACGTGAGTCCGGTGCTCTTGTGTCGGATAGAGCTCTCAAGAAGGCTTGGGAAAGTGCAGGGCGGCATTATAGGGCTTTTCGTTTTTTATACAGGCTGGTTGAGCTTCTGCCTGCTCCGGGCCGATGGTATGCTCGTGTAGCTTATGCTGATTTTTTTGAGAAAGGAGCTCTGTTTATAAGAGATTTTGCTCCTGAGCTTGTTTTTTCCACTTATACTATATCCAGTTTTGTTGCAGCGTATGCAAGGCGTTTGTACGGTCTTGATTACAAGCTTGTTGTTTTTGTTGCTGACCCTTTTGATGCTTATAGCTGGTGGGTTGAGAAGGATGCGGATGCGTTTATAGTTGCAAGTACTGAGGCTGCGGATAGGCTTGCCTCACACGGAGTTGTGAAGGATCGCATATTTGTTCTGCCTTATCCTGTGAGAAAGGATTTTGAGTCTGCTGGGAACAATAGAAATGCTATATGCCGGGAGTTCTCTCTTGAGCCTTCCAATCCTATTCTGCTTGCAAGTGGTGGCGGTATGGGGCTTGGTAAAGTTGCTTCCTATACCGAGCATCTTGTAAGGAGCAATCTCCCACTTAATATTATCTTCCTTGCTGGCAGGAATCGCGAGCTCTACAGCCGGATGAAAGCCCTTGAAAAAGCCGATTCTGTTTGCCGTCTTAGAGTGTTGGAATACACAGACAGGGTTGTTGAGCTTACATCTTCTTGCGATGTTGTCATGGGTAAGGCGGGCGCATCTACTGCAATGGAGGCTGCCGTGTGTTGTAAACCTGTGATTTTTACTGATTGGATTGCTCAAAACGACTTGGCTATAATCAAGCATTTTACTGACAATGGTTATGGCTGGTATTTTAAAAAGCCTGCTAAGCTTGTGGAGTTTTTCTCCGGTAATTACAGGAGGAGATTGGAGGAAGCCTCAGGCAGGTTGCGCTCTGCTGGTTATAAAAGCGGTGTGGATGATATTGCGCGTTTTTTGGCAGATTTTTTGTAA